From one Melioribacteraceae bacterium genomic stretch:
- a CDS encoding 4Fe-4S dicluster domain-containing protein, translating into MAVMITDECIACNACEPECPNNAIYDAGVKWDLAGEEHDALNDEHTYIVPEKCTECVGFYDEPQCIEACPTEAIVMDPDRVESKEDLMKKKEHLDEVGR; encoded by the coding sequence ATGGCTGTAATGATCACTGACGAATGTATCGCTTGTAACGCTTGCGAACCTGAATGTCCAAACAATGCAATTTACGATGCCGGAGTAAAATGGGATTTAGCCGGTGAAGAACACGATGCACTTAATGATGAACACACTTATATTGTTCCGGAAAAATGCACAGAATGTGTCGGCTTTTACGATGAACCACAATGTATAGAAGCTTGTCCAACTGAAGCTATTGTAATGGATCCAGACAGAGTTGAATCTAAAGAAGACTTAATGAAAAAGAAAGAGCACTTAGACGAGGTTGGTAGATAA
- a CDS encoding SpoIIE family protein phosphatase codes for MKSNLNYDKYWIAGGIIIIILMFFIFPSSPYSSVDFRLTRSEAIKIAKDYLSDKDIDFSSYSVEGFVAEQSTVNKYLSKTLGNEEYSKLLNDPDWNLFGWTIFFHQNISGDIPQTTYTIHVSNSGRISAYEREIPDSLSSPSLDKQSALDLMTETINNNFPIDLSEYELKESREENYSNRTDHDFIWKRTNEIVPGEMVVRGKIQGNQAGQYSVSFLVPESDRGMFDTGEAVFGTVSVIFVAFLMVFALYYFLKKYHQGEIWINVGRSLFVIYFLVTLLVIINEWPNIGLGVQIGSLNFFAVKFIVVVLNGLLLQFLLALMVFATWSVSESYAREFWSEKLNGTDSIIKRHIFTLSAGTSLLRGLIIGLGISLLYLIASISLNEPGSKIFFSPVASFDVFYGFMPFISIVGEAFIEATLGGIVVTFFIASLTFSKWRKKWLSILFVGVSTIAFTVVASTPPSVNNFLTNLLFGFLFGILIAYLFFKFDLLTILAALFYSALTFDFFTLFSSSAKFFEINSYLVFILFAAVPAIYIISRIKKEKFVLEDYGLPSHIEKISERERLKKEMEIAAKVQLSLLPKEQPAIEGYDIASLSIPAKEAGGDYYDYVKLSDGRLGIAIGDVSGKGVGAAIYMTLTKGILQAHAEENVSPKVVLGKVNRLLYKTIEKNSFVSMFYAILDVRNHSLLYSRAGHNPGIFCSFEKQDSKLLMSKGIALGLEEGKVFQETLNEDTIQLKNGDVVVFYTDGFTEAMNHKIELYGEKRLIDLIQQNREKQANEILNLILKDVHKFTKDYPQHDDMTLVILKRN; via the coding sequence ATGAAATCAAATTTAAACTACGATAAGTATTGGATAGCCGGCGGAATTATTATTATCATTCTAATGTTTTTCATATTCCCTTCCTCTCCATACAGTTCGGTTGATTTTCGATTAACACGTTCCGAAGCAATCAAAATTGCAAAAGATTATTTGAGCGATAAAGATATTGATTTTTCATCATACTCAGTTGAGGGATTTGTTGCCGAGCAATCAACAGTAAATAAGTATTTAAGTAAAACTCTTGGTAATGAAGAGTACTCAAAATTACTTAATGACCCAGACTGGAATTTATTTGGATGGACTATTTTTTTCCATCAAAATATATCCGGTGATATACCTCAGACCACCTATACTATACATGTCTCAAACAGCGGAAGAATTTCAGCTTATGAACGGGAAATCCCGGATTCATTGTCCTCACCCTCACTTGATAAGCAATCCGCATTAGATTTAATGACGGAAACTATTAATAATAACTTTCCAATTGATTTATCCGAGTATGAATTAAAGGAAAGTCGCGAAGAAAATTATTCAAACAGAACCGATCACGATTTTATATGGAAGAGAACTAACGAAATTGTTCCGGGCGAAATGGTTGTGAGAGGAAAAATTCAAGGTAATCAAGCCGGACAGTATAGTGTATCATTTCTTGTACCTGAATCTGATAGAGGTATGTTTGATACAGGTGAGGCAGTGTTTGGTACTGTCTCTGTAATCTTTGTTGCATTCTTAATGGTATTTGCATTGTATTATTTTCTAAAGAAGTATCATCAGGGTGAAATATGGATAAATGTTGGTCGTTCATTGTTTGTTATATATTTTCTTGTAACGCTATTGGTCATAATTAACGAATGGCCGAATATAGGTTTAGGTGTTCAGATAGGCAGTCTCAATTTTTTTGCGGTTAAGTTTATTGTAGTAGTCTTAAACGGTTTGCTTTTACAATTCTTACTTGCCTTAATGGTATTTGCAACTTGGTCTGTAAGTGAATCATATGCCAGAGAATTTTGGTCTGAAAAGTTGAATGGAACAGATTCCATAATTAAAAGGCACATCTTCACTCTTTCGGCAGGTACTAGTTTATTGAGAGGATTGATAATTGGATTAGGTATTTCACTACTATATCTAATTGCTTCGATATCACTTAATGAACCCGGATCAAAAATATTCTTTAGTCCTGTTGCTAGTTTTGATGTATTTTATGGCTTCATGCCTTTTATCTCAATTGTTGGTGAAGCATTTATAGAAGCTACTTTAGGCGGAATTGTAGTGACATTTTTTATTGCCAGTTTAACTTTTTCTAAATGGAGAAAAAAATGGCTGTCAATTTTATTTGTCGGTGTATCTACCATAGCCTTCACTGTAGTTGCATCAACACCTCCGTCGGTTAATAATTTTTTAACAAATCTTCTATTTGGATTTTTATTTGGAATATTGATCGCATATTTATTCTTCAAATTTGATTTGCTAACAATATTAGCTGCGCTTTTTTATTCGGCATTAACTTTTGATTTCTTTACTTTGTTTAGTTCTTCTGCAAAGTTTTTTGAAATTAATTCATACTTAGTATTTATTCTGTTTGCCGCAGTTCCAGCCATTTATATTATTAGCCGAATCAAAAAAGAAAAATTTGTTTTGGAAGACTACGGTTTACCATCTCATATTGAAAAAATTTCCGAGCGGGAAAGATTAAAAAAAGAAATGGAAATTGCCGCGAAGGTTCAACTAAGCTTACTACCAAAAGAACAGCCGGCGATTGAAGGATATGACATAGCCAGCCTCAGCATACCGGCGAAAGAAGCCGGCGGTGATTATTATGATTATGTTAAACTAAGTGATGGAAGACTTGGTATTGCAATCGGGGATGTTTCCGGTAAAGGTGTGGGTGCGGCAATTTATATGACGCTAACAAAAGGAATATTGCAAGCTCATGCCGAAGAAAACGTTTCTCCGAAAGTTGTTTTAGGTAAAGTAAATAGACTGCTTTATAAAACAATCGAAAAGAATTCATTTGTAAGTATGTTCTATGCTATACTTGATGTTAGAAATCATTCTTTGCTGTACTCTAGAGCGGGACATAATCCCGGTATATTCTGCAGTTTTGAAAAACAAGATTCAAAATTGCTAATGAGCAAAGGTATTGCACTTGGATTAGAAGAAGGAAAAGTTTTTCAAGAAACATTAAACGAAGACACAATTCAATTGAAGAACGGTGACGTTGTAGTTTTTTATACAGATGGGTTTACAGAAGCAATGAATCATAAGATTGAACTGTACGGCGAAAAACGTTTGATAGATTTGATTCAACAGAATAGAGAAAAACAAGCAAACGAAATTTTAAATCTTATTCTAAAAGATGTGCATAAATTCACGAAAGATTATCCTCAGCACGATGATATGACCTTGGTTATTTTAAAGAGGAACTAA
- a CDS encoding ribonuclease H-like domain-containing protein, whose translation MQLVFDIETVGCDFNSLPDSQKEYLLRYAEKELDKEIREQKVDEAIRYLSLYPFTAKVIAIGLYHTEMEKALVLYESETDEKNVISDDEHVVYKAQSEDEMLTTFWQYASKVDRFISFNGRNFDIPFLMLRSAIKKIKPSVNFLGNRFDTSKHIDLLEQFTFYGLIKKFNLDFYCKSFGIESPKSKGVTGMDVKQLYEAGRIKEIAVYCGQDIRATFELYKIWDEFLNLKNTSKKS comes from the coding sequence ATGCAATTAGTATTTGACATCGAAACTGTTGGATGCGATTTCAATTCTCTTCCCGATTCCCAAAAAGAATATCTCCTTCGCTATGCAGAAAAAGAACTGGATAAAGAGATTCGTGAACAAAAAGTTGATGAAGCAATCCGATATCTAAGTCTGTATCCATTCACAGCTAAAGTAATTGCAATAGGATTATATCATACAGAAATGGAAAAAGCTTTAGTTCTTTATGAAAGTGAAACTGATGAAAAGAATGTTATTTCAGATGATGAACATGTTGTTTATAAAGCACAAAGTGAAGATGAAATGCTCACGACATTTTGGCAATATGCATCCAAAGTAGATAGATTTATTTCGTTCAACGGAAGAAATTTTGATATACCTTTTTTAATGTTACGTTCAGCAATCAAGAAAATTAAGCCTAGTGTGAATTTTCTCGGGAATAGATTTGATACATCAAAGCATATCGATCTTCTGGAGCAATTCACGTTTTATGGATTAATAAAAAAGTTTAATTTGGACTTTTATTGCAAATCATTCGGTATCGAATCTCCCAAATCAAAGGGCGTAACCGGGATGGATGTTAAACAGTTGTATGAAGCCGGACGCATAAAAGAAATTGCAGTTTATTGCGGGCAGGATATTCGTGCAACTTTTGAACTTTATAAAATTTGGGATGAATTTCTAAACTTGAAAAACACATCAAAAAAATCTTAG
- a CDS encoding thioesterase family protein, with product MSKKEIDIKNFSHQTKEQVKFHEVDLLGVCNNAVYFNYFEDGRLKYVNDLKAKYNFKEFLQGNSFFIMVHNYCDYYESAHLDDELIIYTRINFIKNSSYGYEHVVQKVSTGKIIASGGGVVVHIDKLNQKPIPLPQEFYDAVKAHEKNVDILKDIT from the coding sequence ATGAGTAAGAAAGAAATCGATATAAAGAACTTTTCACATCAAACAAAAGAGCAAGTTAAGTTTCATGAAGTTGACCTGTTAGGTGTATGCAACAACGCAGTTTATTTCAACTATTTTGAAGACGGAAGACTCAAATATGTTAATGACTTGAAAGCGAAGTATAACTTCAAAGAATTTCTTCAAGGTAATTCATTTTTTATAATGGTTCATAACTATTGTGATTATTATGAATCAGCTCACCTCGATGATGAATTGATAATCTATACTCGTATAAACTTCATTAAAAATTCCAGTTATGGTTACGAACATGTTGTTCAAAAAGTATCAACCGGAAAAATAATAGCCTCCGGCGGTGGTGTGGTAGTTCATATCGACAAATTAAATCAAAAACCGATTCCTCTGCCACAAGAATTTTACGATGCAGTTAAGGCCCACGAAAAAAATGTGGATATTTTAAAGGATATAACTTAA
- the purL gene encoding phosphoribosylformylglycinamidine synthase subunit PurL, with the protein MIEPEVNLELAKEHGLTAEEYGWICERLGRTPSFTELGIFSVMWSEHCSYKNSIALLKTLPRDGGKLLVSAGEENAGLVDIGDGLAIAFKIESHNHPSAVEPYQGAATGVGGILRDIFTMGARPIAALNSLRFGTLDDKRTRYLFEGVVKGIGDYGNSFGVPTVGGEVYFDECYKGNPLVNAMAIGLVKHNQTASAVSKGEGNPVMIVGSSTGRDGIHGATFASEEISEASQAKRPSVQVGDPFTEKLLLEATLEIIKNDWIIGIQDMGAAGISCSTSEMSDKGESGMKVNLDKVPLREADMSAYEIMLSESQERMLVVAKKGCENDIIKTFEKWDLNCEIIGYVTDKKVLEVTQHGELKAEVNPFDLALGGGAPVYHRDIKEPNYIKEKQNFDLSKLDQPKDLKEVFKKVLSSPNIASKRWVYEQYDSMVRTNTIVGPGSDSAVIFIKGTNKAIAAKTDCNSRYVYLNPKEGAKIAVAESARNIVCSGGKPLAITNCLNFGNPYKPEIYWTFKEAIEGMGEACRFFETPVTGGNVSFYNESPDAAVYPTPVIGMVGLIEDIADVTTAQFKNLNDLIYVLGEDYEEIGGSEYLKVIHGKVEGNCPKIDLQKEKDLHNTVLELIEAGLIQSAHDISEGGIITALAECAILDDENPIGLEVDIPIKFREDFSLFSETQSRIIVSVKKDHQQEFEKIVNASATQFTLIGKTSKEKFTVNKEITFELKELLDIYYKSISAKMNEY; encoded by the coding sequence ATGATAGAACCGGAAGTGAATTTAGAACTTGCTAAAGAACATGGGCTAACCGCTGAAGAATACGGTTGGATTTGTGAACGCTTAGGTAGAACTCCTTCATTCACAGAACTTGGTATTTTCAGTGTAATGTGGAGTGAACACTGTAGCTATAAAAATTCTATTGCTTTATTAAAAACTTTACCACGCGATGGTGGTAAATTGTTAGTTAGTGCCGGTGAAGAAAATGCCGGATTGGTTGATATTGGTGACGGATTAGCTATTGCATTTAAAATTGAAAGTCATAATCATCCATCGGCAGTTGAACCTTATCAAGGTGCGGCTACTGGTGTCGGTGGTATTTTGAGAGATATATTTACAATGGGCGCAAGACCAATTGCGGCTTTAAACTCACTTCGTTTTGGAACATTAGATGATAAAAGAACTCGTTACTTGTTTGAAGGAGTAGTAAAGGGAATCGGAGATTACGGAAATAGTTTTGGTGTTCCAACGGTTGGCGGTGAAGTTTACTTTGATGAATGCTATAAAGGGAACCCGCTGGTAAATGCAATGGCGATCGGTTTAGTTAAGCATAATCAAACAGCATCAGCGGTTTCAAAAGGTGAAGGTAATCCGGTTATGATAGTCGGTTCATCAACGGGTAGAGACGGAATACATGGTGCTACGTTTGCTTCGGAGGAAATTTCCGAAGCATCGCAAGCAAAACGTCCGTCCGTACAAGTTGGTGATCCTTTCACAGAAAAATTGTTACTTGAAGCAACATTAGAAATAATAAAAAATGATTGGATAATCGGTATTCAAGATATGGGTGCGGCAGGTATCTCTTGTTCAACTTCTGAAATGAGTGACAAAGGCGAATCCGGAATGAAGGTTAATCTTGATAAAGTTCCTCTTCGTGAAGCAGATATGTCAGCCTACGAAATTATGTTATCCGAGAGCCAAGAGCGTATGTTGGTTGTTGCAAAAAAGGGTTGCGAAAATGATATAATAAAAACATTTGAGAAGTGGGATCTAAATTGTGAAATAATTGGTTATGTGACCGACAAAAAAGTTTTAGAAGTAACTCAACACGGAGAATTAAAAGCCGAAGTAAACCCATTTGATCTAGCATTAGGCGGAGGTGCTCCGGTTTATCATCGAGACATAAAAGAACCGAACTATATAAAAGAAAAACAAAATTTTGATTTATCTAAATTAGATCAACCTAAAGATTTAAAGGAAGTTTTCAAGAAAGTTCTTTCATCCCCAAACATAGCATCTAAAAGATGGGTTTATGAACAATATGATTCAATGGTAAGGACAAATACAATTGTTGGTCCCGGTTCTGATTCAGCGGTTATTTTTATCAAAGGAACTAATAAAGCAATTGCAGCAAAAACAGATTGTAATTCAAGGTATGTTTATCTCAATCCCAAAGAGGGGGCAAAGATAGCTGTTGCCGAATCCGCACGAAATATTGTTTGTAGTGGTGGAAAACCCCTCGCGATAACAAATTGTTTGAATTTTGGTAATCCTTACAAACCTGAAATTTATTGGACATTCAAAGAAGCTATTGAAGGAATGGGTGAAGCATGCAGATTCTTTGAAACTCCCGTTACCGGCGGAAATGTTAGTTTTTATAATGAAAGTCCCGATGCAGCAGTTTACCCAACACCTGTAATTGGGATGGTTGGTTTAATTGAAGATATTGCGGATGTAACTACCGCTCAATTTAAAAACCTTAACGATTTAATTTATGTATTAGGTGAAGACTATGAAGAAATCGGCGGAAGTGAATATTTAAAAGTTATTCACGGAAAAGTTGAAGGAAACTGTCCGAAGATAGATTTACAAAAAGAAAAGGACCTCCATAATACGGTTCTCGAATTAATTGAAGCCGGTTTGATCCAGTCTGCTCATGACATATCTGAAGGGGGAATAATAACAGCCTTAGCAGAATGTGCAATTTTAGATGACGAAAATCCAATTGGACTTGAAGTTGATATTCCAATAAAATTCAGAGAAGATTTTAGTTTATTTTCCGAAACTCAGTCAAGGATAATTGTTTCGGTTAAAAAAGATCATCAACAAGAATTTGAAAAAATTGTAAATGCTTCAGCAACTCAATTTACATTGATAGGAAAAACGTCAAAAGAAAAGTTTACTGTTAATAAGGAAATCACATTTGAATTAAAGGAATTACTAGATATTTATTATAAATCAATCTCTGCAAAGATGAATGAGTATTAA
- a CDS encoding YihY/virulence factor BrkB family protein, protein MSIKSIKKYLTLHTLIRFFEEVKYYAIGLYNRMDHHHLFLSGGGIAFSLFASIIPLTLIMFSILGNLLDSATVEEQLTTILNTIIPYPEYAKKMHAIIMSRVPEVIEYKTLAGYIGAGGLLFISSGLFSSLRTILNSIFHFTDDKHLLIGKLRDLGMVLLLIVFLLLSMLVFPAINILSSFALESEILRFFQLTPLVDWLLSIGSLLIILLMFYVFYKLIPYAKLGKRVPFVAALTATIFWEIARQLFGYYITNIATLDRIYGTYALLVIVAFWIYYSSILFLIGAEIGQLYRERRSEKELASYEKT, encoded by the coding sequence ATGAGTATTAAGAGTATAAAAAAATATCTTACACTTCATACTTTAATAAGATTTTTTGAAGAAGTTAAATACTACGCTATAGGACTGTATAATAGAATGGATCACCATCATCTGTTTCTTTCCGGTGGTGGTATTGCCTTTTCACTTTTTGCAAGTATAATTCCGCTAACTTTGATCATGTTTTCGATTCTCGGAAATCTCTTGGATTCTGCAACGGTTGAGGAGCAACTTACTACAATTTTAAATACAATCATTCCTTATCCGGAATACGCAAAAAAGATGCATGCAATTATTATGTCTCGCGTACCCGAAGTAATTGAATATAAAACTTTAGCCGGTTATATAGGTGCCGGAGGTTTATTATTCATTTCCAGCGGATTGTTTAGTAGTCTGAGAACAATATTAAACAGTATTTTTCATTTCACAGACGACAAACATCTACTTATAGGAAAGTTAAGAGATTTGGGAATGGTTCTGCTTCTAATTGTTTTCTTACTTCTCTCTATGTTAGTCTTCCCGGCTATTAATATTCTCTCATCTTTTGCGCTCGAAAGTGAAATCCTAAGATTTTTTCAGCTAACCCCGCTAGTAGATTGGCTGCTTTCGATTGGCTCATTGCTAATTATTTTATTGATGTTCTATGTTTTTTATAAGCTTATCCCTTACGCAAAACTTGGGAAACGTGTTCCTTTTGTTGCTGCTTTAACGGCAACAATATTTTGGGAAATCGCAAGACAGCTTTTCGGATATTATATAACAAATATTGCAACATTAGATAGAATATATGGAACTTATGCGTTGCTTGTTATCGTTGCATTCTGGATTTACTATTCTTCAATTCTTTTTTTAATTGGTGCCGAAATTGGTCAGCTTTATAGAGAACGAAGAAGCGAAAAAGAATTAGCCAGTTATGAAAAGACATAA
- a CDS encoding hemerythrin domain-containing protein yields the protein MKRHKSLIPLSRQHHDTLLLAQLIKKDAPAYKGLPTDIKGKREYTLITFRDHLVPHFEAEELILIPFVLGKTEKIDKLCEQIISEHQEISVLVELIRNEKNLETNLDKLGNLISLHVRKEERELFEIIQEVFTEGKLLKLGKDLTYLENKKSC from the coding sequence ATGAAAAGACATAAAAGTTTAATACCATTATCGCGTCAACATCACGACACACTTTTACTTGCTCAACTAATCAAGAAAGATGCACCGGCTTATAAAGGTTTGCCTACTGATATCAAAGGTAAGCGTGAATATACTTTGATTACGTTTAGAGATCATCTTGTACCGCATTTTGAAGCCGAGGAACTGATTTTAATTCCCTTTGTTTTAGGAAAGACTGAAAAGATTGATAAACTTTGTGAACAAATAATCTCCGAACATCAAGAGATATCGGTTCTAGTTGAACTCATCAGAAATGAAAAAAATCTAGAAACTAACTTGGATAAGTTAGGGAATTTAATTTCATTGCATGTGAGAAAAGAAGAGCGAGAACTATTCGAAATAATTCAAGAAGTGTTTACGGAAGGTAAACTATTAAAACTGGGAAAAGACTTAACTTATTTAGAAAATAAAAAAAGCTGCTAA
- a CDS encoding GntG family PLP-dependent aldolase produces MIDLRSDTVTKPSKEMLKAMYDAELGDDVYKEDPTANELERYAAELLGKEAALFVPSGVMGNQICLNVLTQPMDEVICEKDAHIFQYESGSPAALSGIQLLQVEGKRGVFTPEQIEPLIRPTSAYYMPRSRVIEVENTHNRAGGTINPIENIAALSQLAKKYNLFFHLDGARIWNASVATGISPSKYASYFDSVSCCLSKGLGAPIGSVIAGTKDFIKEAFRIRKAWGGGMRQVGVIAAAGLFALKNNIDRLQEDHQKAKNLAEFLNASDKYEIELERVQTNIIVFKPKNNTVEDILEKAKGKGLILSVGNVGWIRAVTHMDVTFDQIEKAKEILEQI; encoded by the coding sequence ATGATCGATTTAAGAAGTGATACTGTAACAAAGCCATCAAAAGAAATGCTTAAAGCAATGTATGATGCCGAATTGGGTGACGATGTTTACAAAGAAGATCCAACCGCAAATGAATTAGAAAGATATGCTGCCGAATTACTCGGTAAAGAAGCTGCTCTCTTTGTCCCAAGCGGAGTGATGGGAAATCAAATTTGTTTAAATGTGCTAACACAGCCGATGGATGAAGTAATTTGTGAAAAGGATGCACATATTTTTCAATACGAATCCGGTTCGCCTGCTGCACTAAGCGGCATACAACTTTTACAGGTTGAAGGTAAACGTGGTGTATTTACGCCGGAGCAAATTGAGCCTCTTATTCGTCCGACGAGTGCATATTATATGCCGAGATCAAGAGTTATTGAAGTAGAAAACACACACAACCGTGCCGGCGGTACAATAAATCCAATCGAAAATATTGCGGCATTAAGCCAGCTCGCTAAAAAATATAATTTATTTTTTCATTTGGACGGAGCTAGAATTTGGAATGCTTCTGTAGCGACTGGTATTAGTCCAAGTAAATATGCTTCGTACTTTGATTCGGTTTCTTGTTGTCTTTCAAAAGGTTTAGGCGCACCTATCGGTTCTGTAATTGCCGGGACAAAAGATTTTATAAAAGAAGCATTTCGAATTCGTAAAGCTTGGGGCGGAGGTATGCGTCAAGTCGGTGTTATCGCTGCCGCCGGATTATTTGCTCTCAAAAATAATATTGATAGATTACAAGAAGATCATCAAAAAGCTAAAAACTTGGCTGAATTCTTAAACGCATCAGATAAATATGAAATCGAATTGGAAAGGGTTCAGACAAACATTATTGTCTTCAAACCAAAAAATAATACCGTGGAAGATATTTTAGAAAAAGCCAAAGGTAAAGGATTAATTCTATCTGTCGGAAATGTCGGTTGGATTAGAGCGGTCACACATATGGATGTAACGTTTGATCAAATTGAAAAAGCAAAAGAAATTTTAGAACAAATTTAG
- a CDS encoding mechanosensitive ion channel family protein, whose product MTFPKSINLGLPLLICIVLLFLVVTDVFYFKEVNTETTIDRILYLIIHISFWFSTAFLFNTIVNKFFWGGINKIPVGDLVLHKIKDFLSVLVYAIIIVLILVNYFGIEPSYNLYAVALIATFIGTLLRPYSICYLRTVFLSNSSAFNIGDWIKLKAINSDTELVGEVTDIDRKNLKLKTENNNIVTISQSSLADFAIENYWGSGKEARFEVNFIIDHSISPNRVKRILKSAAKQAIEEEFFLDSPEPEVIIREVVEYGVKYSIYFWIIPWEKIPPSNAIDKITSTVIEYLGRSGLTLSYPKEEIQLTKIVDSQTLGVQNNDIKKIISNVDLFDSLNEDELTDLATHIIEKEFISGDILIKQNEDGDSMFIVIEGLLDVFINSKDSHQIKVGRLTPGDFFGEMSLMTGDKRSATVIAATDVLVYEITKENISKIIDAREDVINEFGEIISRRSEVNIQFKKNFESSKQTFLNEIVGKIKKFFKR is encoded by the coding sequence ATGACTTTTCCAAAATCTATTAACCTTGGACTTCCTCTACTCATCTGCATTGTTTTATTATTCTTAGTTGTTACCGATGTTTTCTATTTCAAAGAAGTAAATACGGAAACAACTATCGATAGAATATTATATTTAATTATTCATATAAGTTTTTGGTTTTCTACAGCATTTCTTTTTAACACTATAGTAAATAAATTCTTTTGGGGAGGCATTAATAAAATTCCCGTTGGCGATTTAGTTCTTCATAAAATTAAAGACTTTTTATCCGTACTGGTTTATGCGATAATAATTGTTTTAATATTAGTGAACTATTTTGGAATTGAACCTTCCTACAATTTATATGCAGTTGCATTAATTGCAACTTTTATTGGAACGCTGTTAAGACCATATTCAATCTGTTATTTAAGAACTGTTTTTCTATCAAACTCCTCTGCTTTTAACATTGGTGATTGGATAAAATTGAAAGCCATAAATTCGGATACTGAATTAGTAGGTGAAGTAACTGATATCGATAGAAAAAATCTGAAACTAAAAACAGAAAACAATAACATCGTTACAATTTCCCAAAGTAGTTTAGCAGATTTTGCAATTGAGAATTATTGGGGAAGCGGAAAGGAAGCGCGTTTTGAAGTAAATTTTATTATTGATCATTCAATATCGCCGAATAGAGTTAAAAGAATTTTAAAATCCGCCGCAAAGCAAGCTATTGAAGAAGAATTTTTTCTGGACTCACCCGAACCTGAAGTTATTATTAGAGAAGTTGTTGAGTATGGAGTTAAATATTCAATTTATTTTTGGATAATTCCTTGGGAAAAAATTCCTCCATCAAATGCTATTGATAAAATTACATCTACTGTAATTGAATATTTGGGTCGTAGTGGACTGACTTTATCATATCCTAAAGAAGAAATTCAACTTACTAAAATAGTAGATTCCCAAACTTTAGGAGTACAAAATAACGATATCAAAAAAATAATTAGTAATGTAGACTTATTCGATTCACTAAATGAAGATGAGTTAACCGATCTTGCCACGCATATTATAGAGAAAGAATTTATCTCGGGTGATATACTCATAAAACAAAATGAAGATGGTGATTCGATGTTTATTGTGATCGAAGGGTTACTTGATGTGTTTATAAATTCAAAAGATAGTCATCAAATCAAAGTGGGCAGATTAACACCAGGTGATTTTTTCGGTGAGATGTCATTAATGACAGGTGATAAAAGAAGTGCAACTGTTATAGCTGCAACAGATGTTCTTGTTTACGAAATTACAAAAGAAAATATCTCTAAGATTATTGATGCTAGGGAAGATGTAATAAATGAATTCGGCGAGATAATATCCCGCCGAAGTGAAGTGAATATCCAATTTAAAAAGAACTTTGAATCTTCGAAACAGACATTCTTAAATGAGATTGTAGGTAAAATTAAAAAGTTTTTTAAGCGTTAA